A single window of Streptomyces sp. NBC_00464 DNA harbors:
- a CDS encoding YggT family protein, with amino-acid sequence MGVAQSVVYIALMCFLIVLIFRLVMDYVFQFARSWQPGKPMVVVLEATYTVTDPPLKLLRRFIPPLRLGGVALDLSFFVLMIIVSILITLVTKL; translated from the coding sequence ATGGGCGTCGCACAAAGTGTTGTCTACATCGCGTTGATGTGTTTCCTCATCGTGCTGATCTTCCGGCTGGTCATGGACTACGTCTTCCAGTTCGCACGTTCATGGCAGCCGGGCAAGCCGATGGTGGTCGTCCTTGAGGCCACCTACACGGTCACCGATCCACCGCTGAAGCTCCTGCGGCGGTTCATTCCGCCGCTGCGCCTCGGGGGCGTGGCACTCGACCTGTCCTTCTTCGTTCTGATGATCATCGTTTCCATCTTGATCACCCTCGTGACCAAGCTGTGA
- a CDS encoding DivIVA domain-containing protein, which translates to MPLTPEDVRNKQFTTVRLREGYDEDEVDAFLDEVESELTRLLRENEDLRAKLAAATRAAAQNQQQQGMRKPEPQDRPGAPVPAAISGPPVQQQQPPQMGPPQLPGGAPQLPAGPSGHGPQGPHGPGPQGPHGPGPMQGGPMGGPMGGPMGGHNPQQQQMQQMQQQQPPQMQQQGPGGDSAARVLSLAQQTADQAIAEARSEANKIVGEARSRAEGLERDARAKADALERDAQEKHRVAMGSLESARATLERKVEDLRGFEREYRTRLKSYLESQLRQLETQADDSLAPPRTPAAASLPPSPSLAPAGAGAMGHTMGGNHGGHGNQQMGGNPSMGGGPSYGGQQQMSPAMTQPMAPVRPQAPQPMQQAPSPMRGFLIDEDDN; encoded by the coding sequence ATGCCGCTGACCCCCGAGGACGTGCGGAACAAGCAGTTCACGACGGTCCGCCTTCGAGAAGGCTATGACGAGGACGAGGTCGATGCCTTCCTCGACGAGGTCGAGTCCGAGCTGACCCGCCTGCTCCGTGAGAACGAGGACCTGCGCGCCAAGCTGGCCGCCGCCACGCGTGCCGCCGCGCAGAACCAGCAGCAGCAAGGTATGCGCAAGCCGGAGCCGCAGGACCGTCCCGGTGCACCTGTGCCCGCCGCCATATCTGGTCCGCCGGTCCAGCAGCAGCAGCCCCCGCAGATGGGTCCGCCCCAGCTGCCCGGTGGTGCTCCTCAGCTGCCGGCCGGTCCCAGCGGCCACGGCCCCCAGGGGCCGCACGGCCCCGGTCCGCAGGGCCCGCACGGCCCCGGCCCGATGCAGGGCGGTCCCATGGGTGGACCGATGGGTGGTCCCATGGGTGGCCACAACCCGCAGCAGCAGCAGATGCAGCAGATGCAGCAGCAGCAGCCGCCGCAGATGCAGCAGCAGGGCCCCGGTGGCGACAGTGCCGCCCGTGTCCTCTCCCTGGCGCAGCAGACCGCCGACCAGGCGATCGCGGAGGCCCGTTCCGAGGCCAACAAGATCGTCGGCGAGGCGCGCAGCCGTGCCGAGGGCCTGGAGCGCGACGCACGTGCCAAGGCGGACGCCCTGGAGCGGGACGCGCAGGAGAAGCACCGCGTGGCGATGGGCTCGCTGGAGTCGGCCCGCGCGACGCTTGAGCGCAAGGTCGAGGACCTGCGTGGCTTCGAGCGCGAGTACCGGACCCGTCTGAAGTCCTACCTGGAGAGCCAGCTGCGTCAGCTGGAGACCCAGGCCGACGACTCGCTGGCTCCGCCGCGGACGCCGGCGGCCGCTTCGCTGCCGCCGTCGCCCTCGCTGGCTCCGGCCGGTGCGGGTGCCATGGGTCACACCATGGGCGGTAACCACGGCGGTCACGGCAACCAGCAGATGGGCGGCAACCCGTCCATGGGCGGTGGCCCCTCGTACGGCGGCCAGCAGCAGATGTCGCCGGCGATGACCCAGCCGATGGCACCGGTGCGGCCGCAGGCGCCGCAGCCGATGCAGCAGGCGCCTTCGCCGATGCGCGGGTTCCTGATCGACGAGGACGACAACTGA
- the ileS gene encoding isoleucine--tRNA ligase produces the protein MTSPQYRQVPAQVDLPALEHAVLDFWRENKVFDQSLEQSEGRPEWVFYEGPPTANGMPGAHHIEARVFKDVFPRFRTMQGYHVGRKAGWDCHGLPVELAVEKELGFNGKKDIEAYGIAEFNAKCRESVTRHTDAFTELTTRMGYWVDLDDAYRTMDPEYVESVWWSLKEIFNKGLLTQDHRVAPWCPRCGTGLSDHELAQGYETVVDPSVFVRFPLTSGPLAGEAALLVWTTTPWTLVSNTAVAAHPEVEYVVATNGEEKLVVARPLVEKALGEGWELTGESFTGREMERWTYERPFALIDFPAEAHYVVNAEYVTTEDGTGLVHQSPAFGADDLLVCKAYGLPVVNPIRPDGTFEEDVPLVGGVFFKKADETLTEDLAARGKLFRHVPYEHSYPHCWRCHTALLYYAQPSWYIRTTAVKDRLLEENEKTNWFPDSVKNGRFGDWLNNNVDWALSRNRYWGTPLPIWRCEDNHLTCIGSRAELSELTGTDLSGLDPHRPFIDEITFTCSHESCQLEAYRVPEVIDAWYDSGSMPFAQWGYPHKNKEIFESRYPAQFISEAIDQTRGWFYTLMAVGTLVFDKSSYENVVCLGHILAEDGRKMSKHLGNTLEPVPLMDQHGADAVRWFMAAGGSPWAARRVGHGTIQEVVRKTLLTYWNTVAFQALYARTSDWAPSAADPAPADRTVLDRWLLSELGALVDQVTQALEGYDTQRAGKLLSAFVDDLSNWYVRRSRRRFWQGDKAALRTLHDVIETVTRLMAPLTPFITERVWQDLVAPVTPDAPASVHLSTWPKADLSAIDPSLSTQMALVRRLVELGRATRAESGVKTRQPLSRALVAASGFEALSPELHGQITEELNVSSLASLSEVGGSLVDTTAKANFRALGKRFGKGVQAVAKAVADADAAALSLALREGTASVEVDGEQVTLAPDEVIITETPREGWSVASDSGATVALDLEITPELRRAGLARDAIRLIQEARKNSGLDVADRIAVRWTSTSPATAEALTEHANLIADEVLALDYAEGEADTAYGEPFEDEGLALTFRLRKTER, from the coding sequence ATGACATCGCCGCAGTACCGCCAGGTACCCGCCCAGGTCGACCTGCCCGCGCTGGAGCACGCCGTGCTCGACTTCTGGCGCGAGAACAAGGTCTTCGACCAGAGCCTCGAACAGTCCGAGGGCCGCCCCGAGTGGGTCTTCTACGAGGGCCCGCCGACCGCCAACGGCATGCCGGGCGCCCACCACATCGAGGCCCGCGTCTTCAAGGACGTCTTCCCGCGCTTCCGCACCATGCAGGGCTACCACGTCGGCCGGAAGGCCGGCTGGGACTGCCACGGTCTGCCGGTCGAGCTCGCGGTCGAGAAGGAGCTGGGCTTCAACGGCAAGAAGGACATCGAGGCGTACGGCATCGCCGAGTTCAACGCCAAGTGCCGCGAGTCCGTGACCCGGCACACCGACGCCTTCACCGAGCTCACCACCCGGATGGGCTACTGGGTCGACCTCGACGACGCGTACCGCACGATGGACCCCGAGTACGTCGAGTCCGTGTGGTGGTCCCTGAAGGAGATCTTCAACAAGGGCCTGCTCACCCAGGACCACCGCGTCGCCCCCTGGTGCCCCCGCTGCGGCACCGGCCTCTCCGACCACGAGCTGGCCCAGGGGTACGAGACCGTCGTCGACCCCTCGGTCTTCGTACGCTTCCCGCTGACCTCCGGCCCGCTGGCCGGCGAGGCGGCCCTCCTGGTCTGGACGACGACCCCCTGGACCCTGGTCTCCAACACGGCCGTCGCCGCGCACCCCGAGGTCGAGTACGTCGTCGCGACGAACGGCGAGGAGAAGCTGGTCGTCGCCCGGCCGCTCGTCGAGAAGGCGCTGGGCGAGGGCTGGGAGCTCACCGGTGAGTCCTTCACGGGCCGCGAGATGGAGCGCTGGACCTACGAGCGCCCCTTCGCCCTGATCGACTTCCCGGCCGAGGCCCACTACGTCGTCAACGCCGAGTACGTGACGACCGAGGACGGCACGGGTCTGGTCCACCAGTCCCCCGCCTTCGGCGCCGACGACCTCCTGGTCTGCAAGGCGTACGGCCTTCCGGTGGTCAACCCGATCCGCCCCGACGGCACCTTCGAGGAGGACGTGCCGCTGGTCGGCGGCGTCTTCTTCAAGAAGGCCGACGAGACGCTCACCGAGGATCTGGCCGCGCGCGGCAAGCTCTTCCGCCACGTCCCGTACGAGCACAGCTACCCGCACTGCTGGCGCTGCCACACCGCGCTGCTCTACTACGCGCAGCCGTCCTGGTACATCCGCACGACCGCGGTCAAGGACCGGCTCCTCGAAGAGAACGAGAAGACCAACTGGTTCCCGGACTCGGTCAAGAACGGCCGCTTCGGTGACTGGCTGAACAACAACGTCGACTGGGCCCTGTCCCGCAACCGCTACTGGGGCACGCCGCTGCCGATCTGGCGCTGCGAGGACAACCACCTCACCTGCATCGGCTCGCGTGCCGAACTGAGCGAGCTGACCGGCACCGATCTCTCCGGCCTGGACCCGCACCGGCCGTTCATCGACGAGATCACCTTCACCTGCTCCCACGAGAGCTGCCAGCTGGAGGCGTACCGCGTCCCCGAGGTCATCGACGCCTGGTACGACTCGGGCTCGATGCCGTTCGCGCAGTGGGGCTACCCGCACAAGAACAAGGAGATCTTCGAGAGCCGCTACCCGGCGCAGTTCATCTCGGAGGCCATCGACCAGACGCGCGGGTGGTTCTACACGCTGATGGCGGTCGGCACGCTGGTCTTCGACAAGTCGTCCTACGAGAACGTGGTGTGCCTGGGCCACATCCTCGCCGAGGACGGCCGGAAGATGTCCAAGCACCTGGGCAACACCCTGGAGCCGGTCCCGTTGATGGACCAGCACGGCGCCGACGCGGTCCGCTGGTTCATGGCGGCGGGCGGCTCCCCGTGGGCGGCGCGGCGCGTCGGCCACGGCACGATCCAGGAGGTCGTCCGCAAGACGCTCCTCACCTACTGGAACACGGTCGCCTTCCAGGCCCTGTACGCCCGTACGTCGGACTGGGCGCCCTCGGCCGCCGACCCGGCACCGGCCGACCGCACGGTCCTGGACCGCTGGCTGCTGAGCGAGCTGGGCGCCCTGGTCGACCAGGTCACCCAGGCGCTGGAGGGTTACGACACCCAGCGTGCCGGCAAGCTGCTGTCCGCGTTCGTCGACGACCTGTCCAACTGGTACGTACGCCGCTCCCGCCGCCGCTTCTGGCAGGGCGACAAGGCGGCGCTGCGCACCCTGCACGACGTCATCGAGACGGTCACCCGGCTGATGGCCCCGCTGACCCCGTTCATCACCGAGCGGGTGTGGCAGGACCTCGTCGCGCCGGTCACGCCGGACGCCCCCGCCTCGGTGCACCTCTCCACGTGGCCGAAGGCGGACCTGTCGGCGATCGACCCGAGCCTCTCCACGCAGATGGCCCTGGTCCGCCGCCTGGTCGAGCTGGGACGCGCCACGCGTGCCGAGTCGGGCGTCAAGACCCGCCAGCCGCTGTCGCGCGCCCTGGTCGCGGCCTCGGGCTTCGAGGCCCTCTCCCCCGAACTGCACGGGCAGATCACGGAGGAGCTGAACGTCTCCTCGCTGGCCTCCCTGTCCGAGGTGGGCGGCTCGCTGGTCGACACGACGGCGAAGGCGAACTTCCGGGCCCTGGGCAAGCGGTTCGGCAAGGGCGTCCAGGCGGTGGCGAAGGCCGTCGCCGACGCGGACGCGGCGGCGCTCTCGCTGGCCCTGCGCGAGGGCACGGCGTCGGTCGAGGTCGACGGGGAGCAGGTCACCCTGGCCCCCGACGAGGTCATCATCACGGAGACCCCGCGCGAGGGCTGGTCGGTCGCGTCCGACTCCGGCGCCACGGTCGCCCTGGACCTGGAGATCACCCCGGAGCTGCGGCGTGCGGGCCTGGCCCGTGACGCGATCCGGCTGATCCAGGAGGCCCGCAAGAACAGCGGCCTGGACGTGGCGGACCGCATCGCCGTCCGCTGGACGTCCACGTCGCCCGCGACGGCCGAGGCCCTGACCGAGCACGCGAACCTGATCGCTGACGAGGTCCTTGCCCTGGACTACGCCGAGGGCGAGGCGGACACGGCATACGGCGAGCCCTTCGAGGACGAGGGCCTGGCCCTGACGTTCCGCCTCCGCAAGACGGAGCGGTAG
- a CDS encoding TraR/DksA family transcriptional regulator: protein MREGAAAMVAKKTSDANAGTGPEDAAARTTGAAKAAKKTTKKAAKKAVKKAAAKKTAAGKTTAAKASKKAASAATGAAEAAEQTGAHTVVAKKSAARTRPAGRSAAPVPPARAAATAPGELAVRPGEDPWTPEEVSAARTELTGEITRLRNELEASGLALAGLMRDSGDGAGDDEADTGTKNITREHEMSLAANAQEMLEQTERALARLDAGTYGLCEICGNPIGKARMQAFPRATLCVEDKQKQERRG, encoded by the coding sequence ATGCGTGAAGGGGCCGCGGCCATGGTGGCGAAGAAGACGTCCGACGCGAACGCGGGGACCGGGCCGGAGGACGCGGCGGCGAGGACCACCGGGGCCGCGAAGGCCGCGAAGAAGACCACGAAGAAGGCGGCCAAGAAGGCGGTCAAGAAGGCGGCGGCCAAGAAGACCGCCGCCGGGAAGACCACGGCCGCGAAGGCTTCGAAGAAGGCCGCGTCGGCGGCCACGGGGGCGGCCGAGGCCGCCGAGCAGACAGGAGCCCACACGGTGGTAGCCAAGAAGAGCGCGGCCAGGACCAGGCCGGCCGGCCGGAGCGCGGCACCCGTGCCCCCGGCGCGGGCCGCGGCGACGGCCCCGGGGGAGCTGGCCGTGCGGCCGGGAGAGGACCCCTGGACGCCGGAGGAGGTCTCGGCCGCCCGCACCGAGCTGACCGGCGAGATCACGCGGCTGCGCAATGAGCTGGAGGCCTCGGGACTGGCGCTGGCCGGGCTGATGCGGGACTCCGGCGACGGGGCGGGTGACGACGAGGCGGACACCGGCACCAAGAACATCACCCGCGAGCACGAGATGTCGCTCGCCGCCAACGCCCAGGAGATGCTGGAGCAGACCGAACGGGCCCTGGCCCGGCTCGACGCGGGCACGTACGGACTCTGCGAGATCTGCGGCAATCCGATCGGCAAGGCGCGGATGCAGGCGTTCCCCCGGGCCACCCTCTGTGTCGAGGACAAGCAGAAGCAGGAGCGACGCGGCTGA
- the lspA gene encoding signal peptidase II: MAEAERIIGTPDIPEAEGHEGAEPEKAAAGGSPEAVEPDGQDAGAAEDGDGSTAVDRSPATRRRRIILLFCVAVLAYLLDLGSKMLVVAKLEHQEPIEIFGDWLRLDAIRNAGAAFGLGEAFTIIFTIIAATVIVVIARLARKLYSLPWAIALGLLLGGALGNLTDRIFRAPGVFEGAVVDFIAPAHFAVFNLADSAIVCGGILIVLLSFKGLDPDGTVHKD, encoded by the coding sequence GTGGCAGAGGCGGAGCGCATCATCGGTACGCCGGACATCCCCGAGGCTGAGGGACACGAAGGAGCCGAGCCGGAGAAGGCGGCGGCGGGCGGGTCCCCGGAGGCCGTCGAGCCGGACGGGCAGGACGCCGGTGCGGCGGAGGACGGGGACGGGTCGACCGCGGTCGACCGTTCGCCGGCCACGCGTCGGCGCCGGATCATCCTGCTCTTCTGCGTCGCCGTGCTCGCCTACCTGCTGGACCTGGGCAGCAAGATGCTCGTGGTGGCGAAGCTGGAGCACCAGGAGCCGATCGAGATCTTCGGCGACTGGCTCAGGCTCGACGCGATCCGCAACGCGGGCGCCGCGTTCGGCCTCGGCGAGGCCTTCACGATCATCTTCACCATCATCGCGGCGACCGTCATCGTGGTGATCGCGCGGCTCGCGCGCAAGCTCTACAGCCTGCCGTGGGCCATCGCGCTCGGTCTCCTGCTCGGCGGGGCGCTCGGCAACCTCACCGACCGCATCTTCCGCGCGCCCGGCGTGTTCGAGGGCGCGGTGGTGGACTTCATCGCTCCCGCCCACTTCGCAGTCTTCAATCTGGCGGACTCCGCGATCGTCTGCGGAGGCATCCTGATCGTGCTGCTGTCCTTCAAGGGCCTGGACCCCGACGGCACCGTGCACAAGGACTAG
- a CDS encoding RluA family pseudouridine synthase — MSTHPETRTLPVPDGLEGERVDAAISRMFGFSRTKAAELAAAGKVQVDGSVVGKSERVHGGAWLEVEMPQAPAPVQIVAEPVEGMEIVHDDDDIVVIMKPVGVAAHPSPGWTGTTVIGGLAAAGYRISTSGAAERQGIVHRLDVGTSGLMVVAKSERAYTLLKAQFRDRVVDKKYHALVQGHPDPMSGTIDAPIGRHPTHDYKWAVVAEGKPSVTHYDLIEAYRAASLLDIKLETGRTHQIRVHMSAHRHPCVGDLTYGADPTMAKRLGLTRQWLHAVRLGFEHPADGSWVEFASTYPDDLQQALDRIAAESE, encoded by the coding sequence GTGAGTACGCATCCCGAGACCCGAACCCTGCCCGTACCCGATGGCCTGGAAGGCGAGCGTGTCGACGCCGCCATTTCCCGCATGTTCGGTTTCTCCCGCACCAAGGCCGCAGAGCTGGCCGCCGCCGGGAAGGTACAGGTGGACGGTTCGGTGGTCGGGAAGTCCGAGCGGGTGCACGGCGGTGCCTGGCTGGAAGTGGAGATGCCGCAGGCACCCGCTCCGGTGCAGATCGTCGCCGAGCCCGTCGAGGGCATGGAGATCGTCCACGACGACGACGACATCGTCGTGATCATGAAGCCGGTCGGCGTCGCCGCGCACCCGAGCCCCGGCTGGACCGGCACCACCGTCATCGGCGGTCTCGCCGCAGCCGGGTACCGGATCTCGACGTCGGGCGCCGCCGAGCGCCAGGGCATCGTGCACCGGCTCGACGTCGGCACCTCCGGGCTGATGGTCGTCGCCAAGTCCGAGCGTGCCTACACCCTGCTGAAGGCCCAGTTCCGCGACCGGGTCGTCGACAAGAAGTACCACGCGCTGGTCCAGGGCCACCCGGACCCGATGAGCGGCACCATCGACGCCCCCATCGGCCGCCACCCCACCCACGACTACAAGTGGGCCGTCGTCGCCGAGGGCAAGCCGTCGGTGACGCACTACGACCTGATCGAGGCGTACCGCGCCGCCAGCCTCCTGGACATCAAGCTGGAGACGGGCCGTACGCACCAGATCCGGGTGCACATGTCCGCTCACCGCCACCCCTGCGTCGGCGACCTGACCTACGGCGCCGACCCGACCATGGCCAAGCGCCTCGGCCTGACCCGGCAGTGGCTGCACGCGGTGCGGCTCGGCTTCGAGCACCCCGCGGACGGCAGCTGGGTGGAGTTCGCCAGCACCTACCCGGACGACCTCCAGCAGGCCCTCGACCGGATCGCGGCAGAGAGCGAATGA
- a CDS encoding GNAT family N-acetyltransferase, protein MTAYTTRTVTGEQDRAACFRIRKDVFVGEQNVPEEIEYDAYDAVAVHVIAVAADGTALGTGRLLHGPGTEGKTGGDLTVGSLGRLAVTSGARGLGVGAALVRAIEDAARELGLAAVDLHAQTHALGFYERLGYVAYGPEFPDAGIAHRAMRRTV, encoded by the coding sequence ATGACCGCCTACACCACCCGCACGGTCACCGGTGAGCAGGACCGTGCCGCCTGCTTCCGGATCCGCAAGGACGTCTTCGTCGGCGAGCAGAACGTGCCCGAGGAGATCGAGTACGACGCCTACGACGCGGTCGCGGTGCACGTCATCGCCGTCGCCGCGGACGGCACGGCACTCGGCACCGGACGGTTGCTGCACGGCCCCGGCACGGAAGGGAAGACCGGCGGCGACCTCACCGTCGGCTCGCTCGGCCGGCTCGCGGTGACCAGTGGGGCGCGCGGCCTCGGGGTCGGCGCGGCGCTGGTGCGGGCCATCGAGGACGCCGCCCGCGAACTCGGCCTGGCCGCCGTCGACCTGCATGCCCAGACGCATGCGCTCGGCTTCTACGAACGGCTCGGATACGTGGCGTACGGCCCCGAGTTCCCGGACGCGGGCATCGCGCACCGGGCGATGCGCCGGACGGTCTGA
- a CDS encoding Na+/H+ antiporter, whose amino-acid sequence MDQMALLLLLLLGAVVTVPLGDRLGLPAPVLMTLAGVGMAFLSFVPNVDIPPEIILPALLPPLLYASVQRTSWRQFAANKRPIFLLAVALVFLTTAAVAAVANAIVPGLPLAGAVALGALVAPPDPVAATAVAGSVGLPRRLVSILEGEGLFNDVTAIVLYHVAIAAAVSGTFSLPEAFGLLILSAVVAVAVGVALGWLTIKLMGLLGDATLQVGLTLLVPFVSYVLAEELMGSGVLAVLTTALFLAEYTADADDVLGRLTGRTFWEIVDTLVTGVAFGLIGLELHNVFGTADGRRLEMTGWGLAVVAVVVGVRLLYLLPATWLAKRLHTRRDVSEDIPTGWRETVVMWWAGMRGVASVALALAIPLETDDGKPFPGRDEIVFIAFSVIMVTLVFQGLTLPWLVRKLRVKADLDAEEALERELAIRAAKAAKQRFKEIQEVEEFPEDVVERLQRLAYDVGARISPDMVDDERREAYAQRAERFKAISRVQREMLSAARHAVLSARSEAGADPEVVDRVLRQLDVRSLR is encoded by the coding sequence GTGGATCAAATGGCCCTGCTGCTCCTGTTGTTGCTCGGAGCAGTGGTCACGGTGCCACTGGGGGACCGGCTCGGGCTTCCGGCCCCGGTGCTGATGACGCTGGCGGGCGTCGGGATGGCCTTCCTCAGCTTCGTACCGAACGTGGACATCCCGCCCGAGATCATTCTTCCCGCGCTGCTGCCTCCGCTGCTCTACGCCTCCGTGCAGCGCACCTCCTGGCGGCAGTTCGCCGCAAACAAAAGGCCGATCTTCCTGCTGGCCGTGGCACTCGTCTTCCTGACGACGGCAGCCGTCGCCGCGGTGGCCAACGCGATCGTTCCCGGGCTGCCCCTCGCCGGCGCCGTCGCACTCGGCGCGCTCGTCGCCCCGCCCGACCCGGTCGCGGCCACTGCTGTCGCGGGATCGGTCGGGCTGCCCCGCAGGCTCGTCTCCATCCTGGAGGGCGAGGGCCTGTTCAACGACGTCACCGCGATCGTGCTCTACCACGTGGCCATCGCCGCGGCGGTGAGCGGCACCTTCTCGCTGCCCGAGGCGTTCGGGCTGCTGATCCTGTCCGCGGTCGTCGCCGTGGCGGTGGGCGTCGCGCTCGGCTGGCTCACCATCAAACTCATGGGCCTGCTCGGCGATGCGACCCTCCAGGTCGGGCTGACGCTGCTGGTGCCGTTCGTCAGCTACGTGCTCGCCGAGGAGCTGATGGGCTCCGGCGTGCTCGCCGTTCTGACCACCGCGCTCTTCCTCGCCGAGTACACCGCCGACGCCGACGACGTGCTCGGCCGGCTCACCGGCCGCACGTTCTGGGAGATCGTCGACACCCTTGTCACCGGTGTCGCCTTCGGACTGATCGGCCTCGAACTGCACAACGTCTTCGGGACGGCCGACGGCCGCAGACTGGAGATGACCGGCTGGGGCCTGGCCGTCGTCGCCGTCGTCGTCGGCGTCCGGCTGCTCTATCTGCTCCCCGCGACCTGGCTGGCCAAACGGCTGCACACCCGCCGCGACGTCAGCGAGGACATCCCCACCGGCTGGCGGGAGACCGTCGTCATGTGGTGGGCGGGGATGCGCGGGGTGGCCTCGGTCGCGCTGGCGCTCGCGATCCCGCTGGAGACGGACGACGGGAAACCGTTCCCCGGCCGCGACGAGATCGTCTTCATCGCCTTCTCCGTGATCATGGTCACGCTGGTCTTCCAGGGCCTGACGCTGCCGTGGCTCGTGCGCAAGCTGCGGGTCAAGGCGGACCTCGACGCCGAGGAGGCGCTGGAACGGGAGCTCGCGATCCGCGCGGCCAAGGCGGCCAAGCAGCGGTTCAAGGAGATCCAGGAGGTCGAGGAGTTCCCCGAGGACGTCGTGGAACGCCTCCAGCGGCTGGCCTACGACGTCGGGGCGCGGATCAGTCCCGACATGGTCGACGACGAGCGCCGCGAGGCGTACGCCCAGCGCGCCGAGCGGTTCAAGGCGATCAGCCGCGTCCAGCGCGAGATGCTGTCGGCCGCCCGCCACGCGGTGCTCTCCGCGCGCAGCGAGGCCGGCGCGGACCCCGAGGTGGTCGACCGGGTCCTGCGGCAGCTGGACGTACGCAGCCTGCGCTGA
- a CDS encoding mechanosensitive ion channel family protein, which yields MENVLRPVIVLGGTALITLVAGWLLDLLLRRADGRHHETPLWGLLRRCRIPFQLTLGTALLRATYPHTRLDVVRDHRTGIGQVLTLVLIGASAWLVVRIAVAVVDSVYARYAANTRDPARVRRVRTQVTLIQRVVIAIVTTVAVAAMLLTFPAMQTVGTSMLASAGVLGIVAGVAAQSTLGNLFAGLQIAFGDMVRIGDTVVVDGEWGTIEEITLTFLAVRTWDERRITMPVSYFTSKPFENWSRGGVQMTGSVFFHLDHAAPVAAMREQLRDILGECAAWDGRDWSLAVTDTTPSTIQVRAVVTAKDADDIWTVRCAVREQLIGWLRDHHPYALPRIATAPAALPPGDAWPTVNGADEKPAGWGRAPRTGRG from the coding sequence ATGGAGAACGTACTGCGGCCGGTGATCGTCCTCGGCGGTACGGCCCTGATCACGCTGGTGGCGGGCTGGCTGCTCGACCTGTTGCTCAGGCGGGCCGACGGCCGGCACCACGAGACACCACTGTGGGGGCTGCTGCGCCGCTGCCGGATCCCGTTCCAGCTGACGCTGGGCACGGCGCTGCTGCGGGCCACGTACCCTCACACCCGGCTCGACGTGGTCCGGGACCACCGGACGGGCATCGGCCAGGTGCTGACGCTGGTGCTGATCGGGGCGTCGGCCTGGCTGGTGGTGCGGATCGCCGTCGCGGTGGTGGACTCGGTGTACGCGCGCTACGCGGCGAACACCCGGGACCCGGCGCGGGTGCGGCGGGTCCGGACCCAGGTGACGCTGATCCAGCGGGTGGTCATCGCGATCGTGACGACCGTCGCCGTCGCCGCGATGCTCCTGACGTTCCCCGCCATGCAGACGGTCGGCACCTCGATGCTGGCCTCGGCCGGTGTACTCGGCATCGTCGCGGGTGTCGCCGCCCAGTCCACGCTCGGCAATCTCTTCGCGGGCCTGCAGATCGCCTTCGGCGACATGGTGCGCATCGGCGACACGGTGGTGGTGGACGGCGAGTGGGGCACGATCGAGGAGATCACCCTGACCTTCCTCGCGGTCCGGACCTGGGACGAGCGGCGAATCACGATGCCGGTCTCGTACTTCACGAGCAAGCCCTTCGAGAACTGGTCGCGCGGCGGGGTCCAGATGACCGGTTCGGTCTTCTTCCATCTCGACCACGCGGCGCCGGTCGCCGCGATGCGCGAGCAGCTGCGGGACATCCTGGGCGAGTGCGCCGCATGGGACGGCCGGGACTGGTCGCTGGCGGTCACCGACACCACGCCCTCCACGATCCAGGTGCGCGCGGTGGTCACGGCGAAGGACGCGGACGACATCTGGACGGTGCGCTGCGCGGTCAGGGAGCAGCTGATCGGCTGGCTGCGCGACCACCATCCGTACGCGCTGCCGCGGATCGCCACGGCCCCCGCGGCACTGCCGCCCGGCGACGCGTGGCCGACGGTGAACGGCGCGGACGAGAAGCCTGCGGGCTGGGGCAGGGCGCCGCGCACCGGGCGCGGCTGA
- a CDS encoding dienelactone hydrolase family protein, translating into MDLMNIMLFHSTYGLRPAVHAAADRLRAAGHEVHVPDLFGGHTFESVEEGLAFKEETGKEELLKRAVLAAAPYSDRGLVYVGFSLGASVAQTLALGDAKARGLLLFHGTSDIAENATVDELPVQLHVADPDPFETHDWLNSWYLQMQRTGADVEVYRYPGAGHLFTDAELPDFDQASAELAWKVAIGFLATL; encoded by the coding sequence ATGGACCTCATGAACATCATGCTTTTCCACTCGACGTACGGCCTGCGCCCCGCGGTGCACGCGGCCGCCGACCGGCTGCGCGCCGCCGGGCATGAGGTGCACGTGCCCGATCTCTTTGGGGGACACACCTTCGAATCCGTCGAGGAAGGGCTGGCCTTCAAGGAGGAGACGGGCAAGGAGGAGCTGCTCAAGCGGGCCGTGCTCGCCGCGGCGCCCTACTCCGACCGCGGGCTGGTCTACGTGGGCTTCTCGCTCGGCGCGTCCGTTGCCCAGACGCTGGCCCTCGGGGACGCGAAGGCGCGGGGGTTGCTGCTGTTCCACGGGACTTCGGACATCGCGGAGAACGCCACCGTGGACGAGCTGCCCGTACAGCTCCACGTCGCCGACCCGGATCCGTTCGAGACGCACGACTGGCTGAACTCCTGGTATCTGCAGATGCAGCGGACCGGCGCCGATGTAGAGGTCTACCGGTACCCCGGCGCGGGGCATCTGTTCACCGACGCGGAACTCCCGGACTTCGACCAGGCGTCGGCCGAGCTGGCCTGGAAGGTCGCGATCGGCTTCCTCGCCACGCTGTGA